From Pseudomonas sp. LS1212, the proteins below share one genomic window:
- a CDS encoding heavy metal translocating P-type ATPase, with protein sequence MNQPTSSHDHSKFTPVAVPVQGAGHNHDHACCSASHAPALIQLTEAASAGSRLSNFRIEAMDCPTEQTLIQNKLAKLAGVEQLEFNLINRVLGVRHALADTGAIEEAIASLGMKAEPIVEGQAADVTPAPVKKHWWPLALSGVAAVTAEVIHFAELAPTWVVALVALLAILSGGLGTYKKGWIALKNRNLNINALMSIAVTGAVLIGQWPEAAMVMFLFTLAELIEARSLDRARNAIGGLMQLTPDVATVQQADGQWRALDVKEIALGALVRVRPGERIGLDGEVVSGQSTIDQAPITGESLPVEKGAGDKVFAGTINQAGSLEYRVTAAANNSTLARIIHAVEQAQGARAPTQRFVDSFSRIYTPAVFALAMAVAVIPPLFMGGIWFDWIYRALVLLVVACPCALVISTPVTIVSGLAAAARKGILIKGGVYLESGHKLDYLALDKTGTITHGKPVQTDFLALDPLVEDMAVAVAASLGSRSDHPVSLAIAQKAEEQNVVLRQVEAFEALAGRGVRGEVMGELYHLGNHRLVEELGLCSPQLEAQLDRLERQGKTVVLLLDKAGPLALFAVADTLKASSREAISQLHELGIKTLMLTGDNPHTAEAIAAQVGIDQAQGNLLPSGKLQAIEALYAKGHRVGMVGDGINDAPALARAEIGFAMAAAGTDTAIETADVALMDDDLRKIPAFVRLSRQTAAILMQNIVLALATKAVFLGITFAGMATMWMAVFADMGVSLLVVFNGLRLLRK encoded by the coding sequence ATGAACCAGCCAACCTCAAGCCACGACCACTCGAAATTCACGCCTGTAGCAGTCCCGGTACAGGGTGCCGGGCACAATCACGACCACGCCTGCTGTTCAGCGTCACATGCGCCGGCGTTGATCCAGCTGACCGAGGCGGCGAGTGCCGGTTCGCGCTTGAGCAATTTTCGCATCGAGGCCATGGATTGCCCGACCGAGCAGACCCTTATCCAGAATAAGCTGGCCAAGCTGGCCGGGGTCGAGCAACTGGAATTCAACCTGATCAACCGGGTGTTGGGCGTACGCCATGCCTTGGCCGATACCGGTGCCATCGAAGAGGCAATTGCTTCGCTGGGCATGAAAGCCGAACCGATTGTCGAAGGGCAGGCTGCAGACGTCACGCCAGCGCCAGTGAAGAAACACTGGTGGCCGCTGGCCTTGTCCGGTGTGGCGGCGGTTACGGCGGAAGTTATCCATTTCGCCGAGTTGGCGCCGACCTGGGTGGTAGCGCTGGTTGCCCTGCTGGCGATTTTGAGTGGTGGCCTGGGCACCTACAAGAAGGGCTGGATCGCCCTGAAGAACCGCAACCTCAACATCAATGCATTGATGAGCATTGCCGTGACCGGCGCCGTGCTGATCGGGCAATGGCCGGAAGCGGCAATGGTGATGTTCCTCTTCACCCTGGCCGAACTGATCGAGGCGCGATCGCTGGACCGGGCCCGTAACGCCATCGGCGGTTTGATGCAGCTGACCCCGGACGTGGCCACCGTGCAGCAGGCCGATGGACAGTGGCGTGCACTGGACGTCAAAGAGATCGCCCTCGGCGCCCTGGTGCGCGTGCGCCCCGGCGAGCGCATCGGGCTGGACGGCGAGGTGGTATCCGGGCAGTCGACCATCGACCAGGCGCCGATCACCGGCGAAAGTTTGCCAGTAGAGAAGGGGGCGGGCGACAAGGTCTTTGCCGGGACCATCAATCAGGCCGGCTCGCTCGAATACCGCGTCACGGCGGCGGCGAACAACTCGACCCTGGCGCGGATCATCCACGCGGTGGAGCAGGCCCAGGGCGCTCGGGCACCGACCCAGCGCTTCGTCGACAGCTTCTCGCGAATCTACACTCCGGCGGTGTTTGCCCTGGCCATGGCCGTTGCGGTGATACCACCGCTGTTCATGGGCGGCATCTGGTTCGACTGGATATACCGGGCGCTGGTCTTGCTGGTGGTGGCTTGCCCCTGTGCACTGGTTATCTCGACACCGGTAACCATCGTCAGTGGCCTGGCCGCAGCCGCGCGCAAGGGAATCCTGATCAAGGGCGGGGTGTATCTGGAGAGCGGGCACAAGCTAGATTATCTGGCCCTGGACAAGACCGGCACCATCACCCATGGCAAGCCGGTGCAAACCGACTTCCTGGCGCTCGATCCGCTGGTGGAGGACATGGCGGTAGCCGTCGCTGCCAGCCTGGGTAGCCGCTCTGACCATCCCGTTTCCCTGGCCATTGCGCAAAAGGCTGAAGAGCAAAACGTGGTGCTGCGCCAGGTCGAGGCCTTCGAGGCGTTGGCCGGACGGGGTGTGCGCGGTGAAGTCATGGGCGAGCTTTATCACCTGGGCAATCATCGTCTGGTGGAGGAGTTGGGGCTGTGCTCGCCGCAGTTGGAAGCGCAACTCGATCGGCTCGAGCGTCAGGGCAAGACGGTGGTGCTGCTGCTGGACAAGGCCGGGCCGCTGGCACTGTTCGCCGTGGCCGACACGCTCAAGGCATCCAGCCGCGAAGCCATCAGCCAATTGCATGAGCTGGGCATCAAGACCTTGATGCTGACCGGTGACAACCCGCATACAGCCGAGGCCATTGCCGCTCAGGTCGGTATCGATCAGGCCCAGGGCAACCTGTTGCCCAGCGGCAAGCTGCAGGCGATCGAAGCGCTGTACGCCAAAGGCCACCGGGTCGGCATGGTCGGTGACGGCATCAACGACGCGCCGGCCCTGGCCCGTGCCGAGATTGGTTTCGCCATGGCGGCGGCAGGCACCGACACCGCTATCGAGACCGCCGACGTGGCGCTGATGGATGACGACTTGCGCAAAATCCCGGCGTTCGTCAGGCTCTCGCGCCAGACCGCAGCGATTCTGATGCAGAACATCGTGCTGGCCTTGGCGACCAAGGCGGTATTCCTCGGGATTACCTTTGCAGGGATGGCGACCATGTGGATGGCGGTCTTTGCCGATATGGGCGTGAGTCTGTTGGTGGTCTTCAATGGACTGCGACTGCTGAGAAAATAG
- the cadR gene encoding Cd(II)/Pb(II)-responsive transcriptional regulator, whose translation MKIGELAKSTDCQVETIRYYERENLLPAPARSEGNYRLYTQAHVERLTFIRNCRTLDMTLEEIRSLLNLRDSPLDPCESVNALIDEHILHVKTRIDGLLALQEQLVELRQRCNDQTHVDQCAILQQLEVNGGVSAPEGEHSHVGRSHGH comes from the coding sequence ATGAAAATCGGAGAGCTGGCGAAATCGACCGATTGCCAGGTCGAGACCATTCGCTATTACGAGCGGGAAAACCTGCTGCCGGCGCCAGCGCGCAGCGAAGGCAACTATCGGCTGTACACCCAGGCCCATGTCGAGCGCCTGACCTTCATCCGCAACTGCCGCACCCTGGACATGACCCTGGAGGAAATCCGCAGCCTGCTGAACCTGCGCGACAGCCCCCTGGACCCGTGCGAAAGCGTCAATGCCCTTATCGACGAGCATATCCTGCACGTCAAGACTCGCATCGACGGCCTGCTGGCCTTGCAGGAACAACTGGTGGAATTGCGCCAACGCTGCAACGACCAGACCCATGTCGATCAATGCGCGATCTTGCAGCAGTTGGAAGTCAACGGCGGAGTGTCGGCGCCGGAAGGCGAACACTCCCATGTGGGGAGGAGCCACGGGCATTGA
- a CDS encoding thymidylate synthase: MKQYLELVAHVIKNGTLQENRTGVRTISFPGAMLRYDLQEGFPAITTRKLAFKSAIGEMVGFLRGVKSAAEFRALGCKVWDQNANENAQWLANPFRQGTDDLGEVYGVQWRKWPAYKQIDTGNQAAIELALSQGYRQIAEGEEDGQAYVVLYKAIDQIRQCVDTIIKDPGSRRILFHGWNCAQLDEMALPPCHLLYQFHPNVETREISLTLYIRSNDLGLGTPFNLTEGAALLSLIGRLTGYTPRWFTYFIGDAHVYENHLDMLNEQLKREPLPAPKLVISDRVPEFAKTGVYQPEWLELIEPSDFSLEGYEHHAPMTAPMAV; the protein is encoded by the coding sequence ATGAAGCAATATCTAGAACTGGTCGCGCATGTGATCAAGAACGGCACCCTGCAAGAGAACCGCACCGGTGTGCGGACTATCAGTTTCCCCGGGGCGATGCTGCGTTACGACTTGCAGGAAGGTTTCCCGGCTATCACTACGCGCAAACTGGCCTTCAAGTCGGCGATCGGCGAGATGGTCGGTTTTCTGCGTGGCGTGAAAAGCGCCGCCGAGTTCCGCGCATTGGGCTGCAAGGTCTGGGACCAGAACGCCAACGAAAACGCCCAGTGGCTGGCCAACCCCTTCCGCCAGGGCACCGACGACCTGGGCGAAGTCTACGGTGTGCAATGGCGCAAATGGCCGGCGTACAAGCAAATCGACACCGGCAACCAGGCCGCGATCGAACTGGCACTCAGCCAGGGCTATCGGCAGATTGCCGAAGGTGAAGAAGACGGCCAGGCCTACGTGGTGCTGTACAAGGCCATCGACCAGATCCGCCAATGCGTCGACACCATCATCAAGGACCCGGGCAGCCGCCGCATCCTGTTCCACGGCTGGAACTGCGCCCAGCTCGATGAAATGGCCCTGCCGCCCTGCCACTTGCTGTACCAGTTCCACCCGAATGTCGAGACCAGGGAAATTTCCCTGACCTTGTACATCCGCTCCAATGACCTTGGCCTGGGCACGCCGTTCAACCTGACCGAAGGCGCGGCACTGCTGTCGCTGATCGGCCGCCTGACCGGCTACACGCCGCGCTGGTTCACCTATTTCATTGGTGATGCGCACGTCTACGAAAACCACTTGGACATGCTCAACGAACAGCTCAAGCGCGAGCCATTGCCTGCGCCGAAGCTGGTGATTTCCGACCGCGTTCCAGAGTTTGCCAAGACCGGCGTCTACCAGCCCGAGTGGCTGGAACTGATCGAGCCAAGCGACTTCAGCCTCGAAGGCTACGAGCACCATGCGCCAATGACGGCGCCCATGGCGGTCTGA
- the lgt gene encoding prolipoprotein diacylglyceryl transferase, whose amino-acid sequence MLPYPQIDPVALAIGPLKIHWYGLMYLIGIGSAWFLASRRLHVFDPTWTREKLSDMVFWVAMGVIVGGRLGYVLFYDLEAYLANPALIFEVWKGGMSFHGGFIGVMLATLWFGQRNGKSFFELMDFIAPLVPIGLGAGRIGNFINAELWGKPTDLPWAMIFPTDPAQLARHPSQLYQFALEGVALFVILWLFSRKPRPTMAISGMFALFYGIFRFAVEFVRVPDAQLGYLAFGWLTMGQVLCLPMILGGLGLLWWAYHRTPSAKGAAL is encoded by the coding sequence ATGCTGCCTTACCCGCAGATCGATCCAGTGGCCTTGGCTATCGGCCCGCTGAAAATCCATTGGTACGGCCTGATGTACCTGATCGGCATCGGCAGTGCCTGGTTTCTGGCCTCCCGTCGCCTGCACGTTTTCGACCCGACCTGGACCAGGGAGAAACTGTCCGACATGGTCTTCTGGGTTGCCATGGGCGTCATTGTCGGCGGGCGCCTGGGTTATGTGCTGTTCTATGACCTGGAAGCCTACCTCGCCAACCCGGCCTTGATCTTCGAAGTCTGGAAGGGCGGTATGTCGTTCCACGGCGGCTTTATCGGCGTGATGCTGGCGACCTTGTGGTTCGGCCAGCGCAACGGCAAGTCGTTCTTCGAACTGATGGACTTCATTGCCCCGCTGGTACCGATCGGCCTGGGCGCCGGGCGCATCGGCAACTTCATCAATGCCGAGCTGTGGGGCAAGCCGACCGATCTGCCGTGGGCCATGATTTTCCCCACTGACCCGGCGCAATTGGCCCGCCATCCGTCGCAGCTTTATCAGTTCGCGCTCGAAGGCGTCGCGCTTTTCGTTATCCTTTGGCTGTTCTCGCGCAAGCCGCGGCCAACCATGGCGATTTCCGGCATGTTCGCGCTGTTCTACGGGATTTTCAGATTCGCCGTCGAATTCGTGCGAGTTCCGGATGCCCAGCTTGGCTACCTGGCCTTCGGCTGGCTGACCATGGGCCAGGTGCTCTGCCTGCCAATGATCCTCGGTGGCCTGGGCTTGCTCTGGTGGGCCTATCACCGCACACCGTCGGCCAAAGGCGCTGCGCTCTAA
- a CDS encoding sulfite exporter TauE/SafE family protein, with protein MEFLLYLVLGACAGVLAGLFGVGGGIIIVPVLVFSFTLQGFDASILTHLAVGTSLATIVFTSINAIREHHSKRAVQWPIFVWMTLGILIGAGLGAKTASAIQGPLLQKIIGVFALVIALQMALDLKPKASRGVPGKGSLTLTGTVIGWASAIFGIGGGSLTVPFLTWRSLPMQQAVATSSACGFPIAVASALSFMVLGWHDPLLPAHSLGFIYLPALLGIALTSMFFARYGARLAHRLSPRLLKRLFAALLFSVGLSFLL; from the coding sequence ATGGAATTTCTGCTCTATCTGGTGCTGGGCGCTTGTGCAGGCGTGCTGGCCGGACTGTTTGGCGTGGGCGGTGGCATAATCATTGTGCCGGTGCTGGTGTTCAGTTTCACCCTGCAGGGGTTCGATGCGTCGATATTGACCCACCTGGCGGTCGGAACCTCCCTGGCAACCATCGTGTTCACCTCGATCAATGCGATTCGCGAACATCATTCGAAGCGTGCGGTGCAGTGGCCGATCTTTGTCTGGATGACCCTGGGCATCCTGATCGGCGCAGGTTTGGGTGCCAAGACCGCTTCGGCGATCCAGGGGCCGCTCCTGCAGAAGATCATCGGCGTGTTTGCCCTGGTCATCGCCCTGCAAATGGCCCTGGACCTCAAGCCCAAGGCCAGTCGCGGTGTGCCTGGCAAGGGAAGCCTGACCCTGACCGGCACGGTCATTGGCTGGGCATCGGCGATTTTCGGGATCGGTGGCGGTTCGCTGACCGTGCCGTTCCTGACCTGGCGCAGCCTGCCGATGCAACAGGCGGTAGCAACCTCGTCGGCTTGCGGTTTTCCGATTGCGGTGGCCAGTGCCCTGAGTTTCATGGTTCTGGGCTGGCATGACCCCTTGTTGCCGGCGCACAGCCTTGGCTTCATCTATTTACCGGCATTGCTGGGGATTGCCCTGACCAGCATGTTTTTCGCCCGTTACGGTGCTCGCCTGGCGCACAGATTGTCGCCGCGGTTGCTGAAACGGCTGTTCGCCGCACTGCTGTTCAGTGTCGGCTTGAGTTTCCTGCTCTGA
- a CDS encoding NRDE family protein encodes MCLIVFAWRPGHAQPLIVAANRDEFYARPSQPLGQWQDFAGVYAGRDLEAGGTWLGVGPGGRFAALTNIRNPGQPLGRRSRGELVAQFLCGEFSVEQYLAEIAQRSDEYSGFNLLVGNAQQLAYLNATDPTPRMLGHGVYGLANAGLDTPWPKVLKARAALTEQLNDPQPEGLLALLSDPQTAPFAELPDTGVGLATESLLSSVFIASQSYGTRASTVLIVNADGSRRLVERSFGPYGGHLGEVELDL; translated from the coding sequence ATGTGTCTAATTGTTTTTGCCTGGCGACCGGGTCATGCCCAGCCGCTGATCGTCGCGGCCAACCGCGATGAATTCTATGCCCGCCCCAGCCAGCCGCTGGGTCAATGGCAGGATTTTGCAGGCGTGTATGCCGGGCGCGATCTGGAAGCCGGGGGCACCTGGCTGGGCGTTGGCCCCGGGGGACGGTTTGCGGCGCTGACCAATATCCGCAACCCCGGGCAGCCGCTCGGCCGCCGCTCGCGCGGTGAGCTGGTGGCGCAGTTTCTGTGCGGGGAATTCTCGGTAGAGCAGTATTTGGCCGAAATAGCCCAACGGTCGGATGAGTACTCTGGGTTTAACCTGCTGGTCGGCAACGCGCAGCAGCTGGCTTACCTCAACGCTACAGACCCGACGCCACGAATGCTCGGGCATGGGGTTTACGGGCTGGCCAATGCCGGGCTCGATACGCCCTGGCCGAAAGTGCTCAAGGCCAGGGCTGCGCTAACCGAGCAATTGAACGATCCGCAGCCCGAGGGGTTGCTGGCGCTGCTCAGTGATCCGCAAACGGCACCGTTCGCCGAGCTGCCCGATACCGGGGTGGGGTTGGCTACCGAAAGCCTGCTGTCGAGTGTGTTTATTGCCAGCCAGAGTTATGGGACGCGTGCCAGTACCGTGCTGATCGTCAACGCCGATGGTTCGCGGCGGTTGGTTGAGCGCAGTTTTGGGCCGTATGGCGGGCATTTGGGGGAGGTGGAGCTGGATTTGTAG
- the ptsP gene encoding phosphoenolpyruvate--protein phosphotransferase has product MLNTLRKIVQEVNSAKDLKTALGIIVLRVKEAMGSQVCSVYLLDPETNRFVLMATEGLNKRSIGKVSMAPNEGLVGLVGTREEPLNLENAADHPRYRYFAETGEERYASFLGAPIIHHRRVVGVLVIQQKERRQFDEGEEAFLVTMSAQLAGVIAHAEATGSIRGLGRQGKGIQEAKFIGVPGSPGAAVGTAVVMLPPADLDVVPDKAVTDIEAELQLFNNALEGVRSDMRTLSAKLATQLRPEERALFDVYLMMLDDAALGGEVTKVIKTGQWAQGSLRQVVTEHVNRFELMDDAYLRERASDVKDLGRRLLAYLQEARQQTLVYPDNSILISEELTPAMLGEVPEGKLVGLVSVLGSGNSHVAILARAMGIPTVMGLVDLPYSKVDGIKMIVDGYHGEVYTNPSDILSKQFAEIVEEERQLAQGLDALRELPCVTLDGHRMPLWVNTGLLADVARAQQRGAEGVGLYRTEVPFMINQRFPSEKEQLAIYREQLAAFHPLPVTMRSLDIGGDKALSYFPIKEDNPFLGWRGIRVTLDHPEIFLVQTRAMLKASEGLNNLRILLPMISGIHELEEALHLIHRAWGEVRDEGTDVPMPPVGVMVEIPAAVYQTKELARQVDFLSVGSNDLTQYLLAVDRNNPRVADLYDYMHPAVLQALQTVVRDAHAEGKPVSICGEMAGDPAAAVLLMAMGFDSLSMNATNLPKVKWMLRQISMSKARDLLGQLMTIDNPQVIHSSLQLALKNLGLARMINPATPKTL; this is encoded by the coding sequence ATGCTCAATACGCTGCGCAAGATCGTCCAGGAAGTTAACTCCGCCAAGGATCTCAAGACGGCGTTGGGGATCATTGTGTTGCGCGTCAAAGAGGCCATGGGCAGCCAGGTCTGCTCGGTCTATCTGCTGGACCCCGAGACCAACCGGTTTGTCCTGATGGCCACCGAGGGCTTGAACAAGCGCTCGATCGGCAAGGTCAGCATGGCCCCCAACGAGGGCCTGGTGGGCCTGGTGGGAACTCGCGAAGAACCCCTCAACCTCGAGAACGCCGCCGACCACCCCCGTTACCGCTACTTCGCCGAAACCGGCGAAGAGCGTTATGCCTCGTTTCTCGGTGCACCGATCATTCACCACCGGCGCGTGGTCGGCGTATTGGTCATCCAGCAAAAGGAGCGGCGCCAGTTCGACGAGGGCGAAGAAGCCTTCCTGGTGACCATGAGCGCTCAATTGGCCGGGGTTATCGCCCATGCCGAGGCGACGGGTTCGATTCGCGGCCTGGGCCGTCAGGGCAAGGGCATCCAGGAAGCCAAGTTCATCGGGGTACCGGGGTCTCCGGGGGCAGCCGTCGGTACGGCCGTGGTGATGTTGCCTCCAGCCGATCTGGATGTGGTGCCGGACAAGGCTGTCACTGATATCGAGGCCGAACTTCAGCTGTTCAATAATGCCCTCGAAGGCGTGCGCAGCGATATGCGTACCCTGTCGGCCAAGCTGGCGACGCAGTTGCGGCCTGAAGAACGGGCGCTGTTCGACGTTTACCTGATGATGCTCGACGACGCCGCACTGGGCGGCGAAGTGACCAAGGTGATCAAAACCGGCCAATGGGCCCAGGGCTCCCTGCGCCAGGTCGTCACCGAGCACGTCAACCGCTTCGAATTGATGGACGATGCCTACCTGCGCGAGCGCGCATCGGACGTGAAAGACCTCGGCCGCCGGCTGCTGGCCTACCTGCAGGAAGCTCGTCAACAGACACTGGTCTACCCCGACAACTCCATTCTGATCAGCGAAGAACTGACGCCGGCCATGCTCGGCGAGGTGCCGGAAGGCAAGCTGGTCGGTCTGGTCTCGGTATTGGGCTCGGGCAACTCCCACGTCGCGATCCTGGCCCGGGCCATGGGTATTCCGACGGTGATGGGCCTGGTCGATCTGCCGTACTCCAAGGTCGACGGCATCAAGATGATCGTTGATGGTTACCACGGCGAGGTCTACACCAACCCCAGCGATATTCTCAGCAAGCAATTTGCCGAAATCGTGGAGGAGGAGCGCCAGTTGGCCCAAGGGCTCGATGCCCTGCGCGAACTGCCCTGCGTCACCCTGGATGGCCACCGCATGCCGTTGTGGGTCAACACCGGCTTGCTCGCCGATGTGGCGCGTGCCCAGCAGCGCGGCGCCGAAGGGGTGGGCCTGTACCGCACCGAAGTCCCGTTCATGATCAACCAGCGCTTCCCCAGCGAGAAGGAGCAACTGGCAATCTACCGTGAGCAGCTGGCAGCCTTCCACCCGCTGCCGGTGACCATGCGCAGCCTGGACATTGGTGGTGACAAGGCGCTGTCCTACTTCCCGATCAAGGAAGACAACCCTTTCCTGGGGTGGCGCGGTATTCGCGTGACCCTCGACCACCCGGAAATCTTCCTGGTGCAGACCCGGGCCATGCTCAAGGCCAGCGAAGGCCTGAACAACCTGCGTATTCTGCTGCCGATGATTTCCGGCATCCACGAGCTCGAAGAAGCCCTGCACCTGATTCACCGGGCCTGGGGCGAAGTGCGCGATGAAGGCACCGATGTACCGATGCCACCGGTCGGGGTCATGGTCGAGATTCCGGCAGCGGTCTATCAGACCAAGGAGCTGGCGCGGCAGGTCGACTTTCTGTCGGTCGGCTCCAACGACCTGACCCAGTACCTGCTGGCCGTGGACCGCAACAACCCGCGGGTGGCCGATCTCTATGACTATATGCACCCTGCCGTGCTGCAAGCCTTGCAGACCGTGGTCAGGGATGCCCATGCCGAAGGCAAGCCGGTGAGTATCTGCGGCGAAATGGCCGGCGACCCGGCGGCGGCTGTGTTGTTGATGGCGATGGGTTTCGACAGCCTATCGATGAACGCCACCAACTTGCCGAAGGTGAAGTGGATGCTGCGCCAGATCAGCATGAGCAAGGCCAGGGACCTGCTCGGGCAGCTGATGACCATCGACAACCCGCAAGTTATCCACAGCTCGCTGCAGTTGGCGCTGAAGAACCTCGGCTTGGCGCGGATGATCAATCCGGCTACGCCCAAGACCCTCTAG
- a CDS encoding RNA pyrophosphohydrolase codes for MIDPDGFRPNVGIILTNDAGQVLWARRINQDAWQFPQGGINPQETPEDALYRELNEEVGLERQDVEILACTRGWLRYRLPQRLVRTHSQPLCIGQKQKWFLLRLVSNEQRVRMDLTGKPEFDGWRWVSYWYPLGQVVTFKREVYRRALKELAPRLLARD; via the coding sequence GTGATCGACCCCGATGGTTTTCGCCCCAATGTCGGGATTATTCTGACGAATGATGCCGGTCAGGTGCTATGGGCTCGTCGTATCAATCAGGATGCCTGGCAGTTTCCGCAGGGAGGTATCAACCCCCAGGAGACGCCGGAAGATGCCTTGTACCGCGAGCTGAATGAAGAAGTTGGCCTGGAGCGGCAAGATGTTGAAATTCTTGCCTGCACCCGTGGCTGGTTGCGTTATCGTTTACCCCAACGCCTGGTCCGTACTCACAGCCAACCGCTGTGTATCGGCCAGAAACAGAAATGGTTTCTCCTGCGCCTGGTTTCCAATGAGCAGCGGGTGCGGATGGATTTGACCGGTAAACCGGAATTCGATGGCTGGCGCTGGGTCAGCTATTGGTATCCGTTGGGCCAGGTGGTGACATTCAAGCGCGAGGTTTACCGCCGCGCTCTCAAAGAGCTTGCCCCGCGCCTGCTAGCGCGCGACTGA
- a CDS encoding HAD family phosphatase, translating to MRLALFDLDNTLLGGDSDHAWGDYLCARGILDEATYKARNDEFYQDYLAGKLNLTDYLNFCLEILATTDMAQLAQWHRDFMRDCIEPIVLPKGLELLAKHRAAGDKLVIITATNRFVTGPIAERLGVQTLLATECEMQDGRYTGRSTDIPCFREGKVTRLNRWLEENGFSLEDSYFYSDSMNDLPLLEQVTHPVAVDPDENLRAEAARRGWPVITLRT from the coding sequence ATGCGCCTGGCTTTATTCGATCTCGACAACACGCTGCTTGGCGGCGACAGCGACCACGCCTGGGGCGATTATCTCTGCGCCCGCGGCATTCTCGACGAGGCTACCTATAAAGCCCGCAACGATGAGTTCTACCAGGATTACCTGGCCGGTAAGCTGAACCTCACCGACTACCTGAACTTCTGCCTGGAAATCCTCGCCACCACCGACATGGCGCAGCTGGCGCAATGGCACCGTGATTTCATGCGCGACTGCATCGAACCCATCGTGCTGCCCAAGGGCCTCGAGTTGCTGGCCAAACACCGGGCAGCAGGCGACAAGCTGGTAATCATCACCGCAACCAACCGCTTCGTCACCGGCCCCATCGCCGAGCGACTGGGCGTGCAGACTTTGCTGGCCACCGAGTGCGAAATGCAGGACGGCCGCTACACCGGTCGCAGTACCGATATACCTTGCTTCCGTGAAGGCAAGGTGACGCGACTCAATCGCTGGCTGGAAGAGAATGGCTTCAGCCTTGAGGACAGCTACTTCTACAGCGACTCGATGAACGACCTGCCGTTGCTGGAACAAGTCACCCATCCAGTGGCCGTGGACCCGGACGAGAACCTGCGGGCCGAGGCGGCCAGACGCGGCTGGCCGGTGATCACGCTACGCACGTAA
- a CDS encoding DUF2269 domain-containing protein produces the protein METFTALKLVHHVGTLLLFGSALAVAIWTWRVRRSGDTAVYARNLQRPWLFVWLLMGLGLLSLPISGWWLVHMAGWSLGQTWLLGAALLYLLGCVIWLLLLGRLNRLRVAAGEGGTTPRTALILAVLGAGVFLGILALMVVKPV, from the coding sequence ATGGAAACCTTCACTGCTCTGAAACTGGTGCATCACGTGGGAACGCTGCTGCTGTTTGGCAGCGCTCTGGCGGTCGCCATCTGGACCTGGCGGGTGCGGCGTAGCGGAGATACCGCGGTTTATGCGCGCAACCTGCAGCGGCCCTGGCTGTTCGTCTGGCTGCTGATGGGCCTCGGCCTGCTGAGCCTGCCAATCAGCGGTTGGTGGCTGGTGCACATGGCGGGTTGGTCGTTGGGCCAGACCTGGCTGCTGGGGGCGGCGCTACTGTATCTGCTGGGGTGCGTTATCTGGCTGTTGCTGCTGGGCCGGCTTAATCGGCTGCGCGTGGCGGCGGGTGAAGGCGGCACTACGCCCAGGACTGCCTTGATACTGGCGGTGCTGGGGGCGGGGGTGTTCCTGGGGATTCTGGCGTTGATGGTGGTCAAGCCAGTCTGA